From Ancylobacter pratisalsi, one genomic window encodes:
- a CDS encoding flagellar motor protein MotA, with product MDASDPFHKLSSPRIFLVRMFVFVLLCVALASVLYQQIWSAFLNNPGLNGVIFGVLLIGTIFAFRQVMRLLPEVEWVNSFRVADPGLEVRQAPRLLAPMAALLGDRAGRMSISQATMRGILESIGTRLDEARDLLRYLTGLLIFLGLLGTFWGLLETVGSISRVIGSLNAGPESGSVLETMKTGLAAPLGGMGLAFSSSLFGLAGSLVLGFLDLQAGQAQNRFYTDLEDWLSTTVEDLGSEAARAKPLPVPAPMPPTYVPPPAAPSPASSAFNAPAGLLPPPDFAQLTEAIGRLDRTMTEAGSQRVTTAMAHLAESLQGLVQHMRGEQQMVRDWVEAQAEQQKDIKKLLERLNESLANREQA from the coding sequence ATGGACGCAAGCGATCCTTTTCACAAGCTGTCATCGCCCAGGATCTTCCTGGTGCGGATGTTCGTGTTCGTGCTGCTGTGCGTGGCGCTGGCGTCGGTGCTGTATCAGCAGATCTGGTCAGCGTTCCTCAATAATCCTGGCCTCAATGGCGTGATCTTCGGCGTGCTGCTGATCGGCACGATCTTCGCCTTCCGGCAGGTGATGCGGCTGTTGCCCGAGGTCGAGTGGGTCAACAGTTTCCGCGTGGCCGATCCCGGCCTAGAAGTGCGCCAGGCCCCGCGCCTGCTGGCCCCCATGGCCGCACTGCTCGGGGATCGGGCCGGGCGGATGTCGATCTCGCAGGCCACGATGCGTGGCATCCTGGAATCCATCGGCACCCGGCTGGACGAAGCCCGTGACCTGCTGCGCTACCTCACGGGCCTGCTGATCTTCCTCGGCCTTCTCGGCACATTCTGGGGACTTCTGGAAACCGTCGGTTCGATCAGCCGCGTGATCGGCTCGCTCAACGCCGGCCCGGAATCGGGCTCGGTGCTGGAGACGATGAAAACCGGACTTGCCGCCCCCCTCGGCGGCATGGGGTTGGCCTTTTCGTCCTCGCTGTTCGGTCTTGCCGGTTCGCTGGTGCTTGGCTTTCTCGACCTCCAGGCCGGGCAGGCGCAGAACCGCTTCTATACCGACCTTGAGGACTGGCTCTCCACCACGGTCGAGGATCTCGGCTCGGAGGCGGCTCGCGCCAAGCCGCTCCCGGTACCCGCCCCGATGCCGCCGACCTATGTGCCTCCGCCGGCCGCTCCCTCTCCGGCTTCCTCCGCGTTCAATGCCCCCGCCGGCCTGCTGCCGCCACCCGACTTCGCCCAGTTGACCGAGGCGATTGGACGGCTCGACCGCACGATGACCGAGGCCGGATCACAGCGCGTGACCACCGCCATGGCGCATCTTGCCGAAAGTCTGCAAGGGCTGGTGCAGCATATGCGCGGCGAGCAGCAGATGGTGCGTGACTGGGTCGAGGCGCAGGCGGAGCAGCAGAAGGACATCAAGAAGCTGCTGGAACGCCTTAACGAGTCGCTGGCCAACCGCGAGCAGGCCTGA
- a CDS encoding inositol monophosphatase family protein — MIRSPLITVMVQAVRKAGRSLVRDFGEVENLQVSLKGPANFVSNADRKAERILHEELSRARPGFGFIMEESGEVEGTDASHRWIIDPLDGTTNFLHGIPLFCISVGLARDGVPIAGVIYNPVTDELFVAEKGAGAFLNDRRIRVAARSKLADAVVCCGMPHLGRGGFDQFGREYAALAPKVAGMRRTGSAATDLAWVAAGRFDCFWERSLSSWDMAAGIVLIREAGGYVSDLDDSDKMLAKGDIIAGNETIRRDVLAVLRKA, encoded by the coding sequence ATGATCCGCTCTCCGCTCATCACCGTCATGGTGCAGGCCGTCCGCAAGGCCGGCCGCTCACTCGTCCGCGATTTCGGCGAAGTCGAGAATCTTCAGGTCTCGCTCAAGGGCCCGGCGAATTTCGTCTCCAATGCCGACCGCAAGGCCGAGCGCATCCTGCATGAGGAACTGTCGAGGGCCCGGCCGGGCTTTGGCTTCATCATGGAAGAGAGCGGGGAGGTGGAGGGCACCGATGCCAGCCATCGCTGGATTATCGATCCGCTCGACGGCACCACCAATTTCCTGCACGGTATTCCGCTGTTCTGCATCTCGGTCGGGCTGGCGCGCGACGGCGTGCCGATCGCGGGTGTGATCTACAACCCCGTGACCGACGAACTGTTCGTCGCCGAAAAGGGCGCCGGTGCCTTCCTGAACGACCGGCGCATCCGTGTCGCCGCGCGCAGCAAGCTGGCGGACGCCGTGGTCTGCTGCGGCATGCCGCATCTGGGCCGGGGCGGTTTCGACCAGTTCGGCCGCGAATATGCGGCGCTGGCGCCAAAGGTCGCAGGCATGCGCCGGACCGGGTCCGCGGCCACCGACCTTGCCTGGGTTGCCGCGGGTCGATTCGACTGCTTCTGGGAGCGCAGCCTCAGCTCGTGGGACATGGCCGCTGGTATCGTGTTGATCCGCGAAGCGGGCGGCTATGTCAGCGACCTCGACGACAGCGACAAGATGCTGGCCAAGGGTGACATCATCGCCGGCAACGAGACGATCCGCCGGGACGTGCTTGCGGTACTGCGCAAAGCCTGA
- a CDS encoding cell division protein ZapA, translating to MAQVTITIGGRAYRMACDDGQEEHLTRLGANVDARIDELRAAFGEIGDQRLSVMAAITMADELSEARRRLTEAESAALADRKARDEVAHRLGEVEASLATTVISAAERLEQLARELGPSPSGGVGMG from the coding sequence ATGGCACAGGTTACGATCACCATTGGCGGGCGAGCCTATCGGATGGCCTGCGACGATGGTCAGGAGGAGCACCTCACCCGGCTCGGCGCCAATGTTGACGCGCGCATCGACGAGCTTCGCGCCGCCTTTGGCGAAATCGGCGACCAGCGGCTGAGTGTGATGGCCGCGATCACCATGGCGGACGAACTGTCCGAGGCCCGGCGTCGTCTCACCGAGGCTGAAAGCGCAGCGCTTGCGGACCGCAAGGCGCGCGATGAAGTCGCCCATCGGCTTGGAGAGGTCGAGGCCTCCCTCGCCACTACCGTCATTTCCGCAGCCGAGCGTCTGGAGCAATTGGCGCGCGAGCTGGGCCCCAGCCCTTCCGGTGGCGTGGGTATGGGCTGA
- a CDS encoding DUF4164 domain-containing protein, giving the protein MNQLPAGESMALDTALKRFDTAVEALEAAIQRRLEVERQEAALSQQVHVLSIDRSRLADALDGAQTRAEKIETASDEVSRRLGSAMETIRAVLAAHER; this is encoded by the coding sequence ATGAACCAGCTGCCTGCGGGCGAGTCGATGGCTCTCGATACCGCACTGAAGCGCTTCGACACGGCGGTCGAGGCGCTTGAGGCCGCGATTCAGCGTCGGCTTGAGGTCGAACGCCAGGAGGCGGCCCTGTCGCAGCAGGTGCATGTTCTGAGCATCGATCGCTCTCGCCTTGCCGACGCGCTCGACGGCGCGCAGACCCGTGCCGAGAAGATCGAGACCGCCTCGGACGAGGTGTCGCGCCGGCTGGGCAGCGCCATGGAAACCATCCGCGCGGTGCTCGCCGCGCATGAACGCTGA
- the tkt gene encoding transketolase: protein MSNRDKHDRMANAIRALSMDAVEAAKSGHPGMPMGMADVATVLFGKVLKFDPTDPHWPDRDRFILSAGHGSMLLYSLLYLVGYEGMTIEDIKNFRQLGSKTPGHPEYGHTVGVETTTGPLGQGLANSVGFALAERMLAAQFGSDLVDHYTYVIVGDGCLMEGISEEAIELAGNKKLSKLIVMWDDNHITIDGSTDLSVSTNQLARFEASGWDSVRVDGHDPDAILAAIEHAKTTDKPSLIACRTTIGYGAPTKSGTNAVHGSPLGAAEIAGARAFLHWDSEPFVIPSDVLDCWRLAGLRSRQAHKSWTQRLKEADLDKRAEFERRIRGELPSKMGDVVANVITKARADGGAVATRKSSEIVLEALTAALPEMVGGSADLTHSNNTKTKATSVDVMPPAYDGRYVNWGIREHGMAAAMNGIALHGGFVPYGGTFLVFSDYCRPSIRLAALMGIRVVYVFTHDSIGVGEDGPTHQPVEQLAALRAIPNLLVFRPCDTVETAEAWKLAMEHKTGPSVLALTRQNLPLLRTDSSERCRTAKGGYELAAASDEAKVSLFASGSEVSMAMAAREVLEGQGVPTRVVSVPCFELFLNQPEESRRQVVGKAPVKIAIEAAIRQGWDSIVGSDAAFVGMTGFGASGPAPEVFAHFGITVDGVVQTALSRLEH from the coding sequence ATGTCGAACCGCGATAAGCATGATCGCATGGCAAACGCCATTCGGGCTTTGTCCATGGACGCCGTCGAAGCCGCCAAGTCCGGCCATCCAGGAATGCCAATGGGCATGGCGGATGTCGCCACCGTGCTCTTCGGCAAAGTGTTGAAGTTCGATCCGACGGATCCGCACTGGCCGGACCGCGATCGCTTCATTCTCTCGGCCGGCCATGGCTCGATGCTGCTGTACTCGCTGCTCTACCTCGTGGGCTACGAGGGCATGACGATCGAGGACATCAAGAACTTCCGCCAGCTCGGCTCGAAGACACCGGGCCATCCGGAATATGGCCACACCGTCGGCGTCGAGACCACGACCGGCCCGCTCGGCCAGGGCCTGGCGAACTCGGTCGGCTTCGCGCTGGCCGAGCGCATGCTCGCCGCCCAGTTCGGCTCCGATCTGGTCGATCACTACACCTATGTGATCGTCGGTGACGGCTGCCTCATGGAAGGTATTTCGGAAGAGGCCATCGAGCTTGCCGGCAACAAGAAGCTGAGCAAGCTGATCGTCATGTGGGACGACAACCACATCACCATCGATGGTTCGACCGACCTTTCCGTATCGACCAACCAGCTCGCCCGCTTTGAGGCCTCGGGCTGGGACTCGGTGCGGGTGGACGGGCACGACCCCGACGCCATTCTTGCCGCCATCGAGCACGCCAAGACCACCGACAAGCCCTCGCTGATTGCCTGCCGCACCACCATCGGCTACGGCGCCCCCACCAAGTCGGGCACCAACGCCGTGCACGGCTCGCCGCTGGGCGCCGCCGAGATCGCCGGCGCGCGTGCCTTCCTTCATTGGGACAGCGAGCCCTTCGTCATCCCCAGCGACGTGCTCGACTGCTGGCGGCTGGCCGGGCTGCGCTCGCGCCAGGCCCACAAGAGCTGGACCCAGCGCCTGAAGGAGGCGGACCTCGACAAGCGCGCCGAATTCGAGCGCCGGATACGCGGCGAACTGCCCTCCAAGATGGGCGACGTGGTGGCGAATGTGATCACCAAGGCCCGCGCCGATGGCGGCGCGGTCGCCACCCGCAAGTCATCCGAGATCGTGCTGGAAGCGCTCACCGCTGCGCTGCCGGAAATGGTGGGCGGCTCGGCCGACCTCACCCATTCCAACAACACCAAGACCAAGGCCACTTCGGTCGACGTCATGCCCCCGGCCTATGACGGGCGCTACGTGAACTGGGGCATTCGCGAGCACGGCATGGCAGCGGCGATGAACGGCATCGCGCTGCATGGCGGCTTTGTTCCGTATGGCGGCACCTTCCTGGTGTTCTCCGACTATTGCCGGCCCTCCATCCGCCTTGCCGCGCTGATGGGGATTCGCGTGGTCTACGTGTTCACCCACGATTCGATCGGCGTCGGCGAAGATGGCCCCACCCATCAGCCGGTGGAACAACTTGCCGCACTGCGCGCCATTCCGAACCTGCTCGTCTTCCGTCCGTGCGACACGGTGGAAACGGCGGAGGCCTGGAAGCTGGCGATGGAGCACAAGACCGGGCCGAGCGTGCTCGCGCTCACGCGCCAGAATCTCCCGCTGCTACGGACCGATAGCAGCGAGCGCTGCCGTACGGCCAAGGGCGGGTACGAACTGGCCGCCGCCTCCGACGAGGCGAAGGTCTCGCTTTTCGCGTCCGGATCGGAAGTCTCCATGGCCATGGCGGCGCGCGAAGTGCTGGAAGGGCAAGGCGTACCGACCCGTGTGGTCAGCGTTCCGTGCTTCGAGCTGTTCCTCAATCAGCCCGAGGAAAGCCGCCGTCAGGTTGTCGGCAAGGCGCCGGTCAAGATCGCCATCGAGGCGGCTATCCGCCAGGGATGGGACTCGATCGTCGGCTCCGACGCCGCGTTTGTCGGCATGACCGGCTTCGGCGCTTCGGGCCCCGCGCCAGAAGTGTTCGCGCATTTCGGCATCACGGTGGACGGCGTGGTTCAGACCGCGTTGAGCCGCCTGGAGCACTGA
- the gap gene encoding type I glyceraldehyde-3-phosphate dehydrogenase: protein MTLKVAINGFGRIGRNVLRAIIESGRTDIEVVAINDLGPVETNAHLFRFDSVHGRFPGEVKVDGDTIDVGRGPIKVTAVRSPAELPHTALGVDIALECTGIFTARDKAAAHLTAGAKRVLVSAPAEGADLTVVFGVNHDKLTKDHLVVSNASCTTNCLAPVAKVLNDAVGIDHGFMTTIHSYTGDQPTLDTMHKDLYRARAAALSMIPTTTGAAKAVGLVLPELAGRLDGTSIRVPTPNVSVVDFKFVAKKKVTKEEINEAIKAAASSGPLKGILGLTDQPNVSTDFNHDPHSSIFHLDQTKVLEGNFVRVLSWYDNEWGFSNRMSDTAVALGKLI, encoded by the coding sequence ATGACGCTCAAGGTTGCCATCAACGGCTTCGGTCGCATCGGCCGCAATGTACTGCGGGCCATCATCGAGTCGGGGCGCACCGACATCGAGGTCGTGGCCATCAACGACCTCGGACCGGTCGAAACCAACGCGCACCTCTTTCGTTTTGATAGCGTGCACGGCCGGTTTCCCGGCGAGGTAAAGGTCGACGGCGACACCATCGACGTAGGCCGTGGCCCGATCAAGGTGACGGCGGTGCGCAGTCCCGCGGAGCTGCCGCATACGGCGCTCGGCGTGGACATTGCGCTGGAATGCACCGGCATCTTCACCGCCAGAGACAAGGCCGCCGCGCACCTGACCGCCGGCGCCAAGCGTGTACTGGTCTCTGCGCCGGCCGAGGGTGCCGATCTGACCGTCGTTTTCGGCGTGAACCATGACAAGCTGACGAAGGACCACCTCGTGGTCTCCAATGCGTCCTGCACCACCAACTGCCTTGCGCCGGTGGCCAAGGTGCTGAACGACGCCGTCGGCATCGACCACGGCTTCATGACGACCATCCATTCCTATACGGGCGATCAGCCCACGCTCGACACGATGCACAAGGATCTGTACCGCGCCCGCGCCGCGGCGCTGTCGATGATCCCGACCACCACGGGCGCGGCCAAGGCGGTCGGCCTCGTGCTGCCGGAACTCGCCGGCCGGCTCGACGGCACGTCGATCCGCGTGCCGACCCCGAACGTCTCGGTCGTCGATTTCAAGTTCGTCGCCAAGAAGAAGGTGACGAAGGAGGAGATCAACGAGGCCATCAAGGCGGCGGCATCGAGCGGCCCGCTTAAGGGCATCCTCGGCCTCACCGACCAGCCCAACGTCTCCACCGACTTCAATCACGACCCGCATTCCTCGATCTTCCACCTCGACCAGACCAAGGTGCTCGAAGGCAACTTCGTGCGTGTTCTGTCCTGGTACGACAATGAATGGGGCTTCTCGAACCGCATGTCCGACACGGCGGTTGCCCTCGGTAAACTGATCTGA
- a CDS encoding phosphoglycerate kinase — MPVKEESAFRTLDDADVANKRVLVRVDLNVPVDNGKVTDDTRIQAVLPTIREIADKGGKVILLAHFGRPKGEDPTLSLAPIAGEVASRLGKPVGFCPATIGTVAQAAVAALQPGDVLLLENTRFDKREEANDPEFVAALATLGDVYVNDAFATAHRAHASTEGLAHALPAYAGRCMQEEIEALAKALEAPERPVLAVVGGAKVSSKLELLGNLVARVDILVIGGGMANTFLAAQGKDVGKSLCEHDLTSTALDIIEKAKVAGCDVVLPVDALAATEFKAHAPCRVAAVDDIKADEMMLDAGPASVESIIAKLKTAKTVVWNGPFGAFELPPFDTATVAVAKAAADLTDAGKLLSVAGGGDTVAALNHAGVAARFSYVSTAGGAFLEWLEGKALPGVEALRR; from the coding sequence ATGCCCGTGAAGGAAGAATCCGCCTTTCGCACACTCGATGACGCCGACGTCGCCAACAAACGGGTGCTCGTGCGTGTCGATCTGAATGTCCCGGTCGACAATGGAAAGGTCACCGACGACACCCGCATACAGGCCGTTCTACCGACGATCCGCGAGATCGCGGACAAGGGCGGCAAGGTGATCCTGCTGGCGCATTTCGGTCGCCCCAAGGGTGAGGATCCGACCCTGTCGCTGGCGCCGATCGCCGGCGAGGTGGCCTCGCGCCTGGGCAAGCCGGTCGGCTTCTGCCCCGCCACCATCGGGACGGTCGCCCAGGCCGCTGTCGCCGCGCTTCAGCCCGGCGACGTGCTTCTTCTGGAAAATACCCGCTTCGACAAACGCGAAGAGGCCAACGATCCCGAGTTCGTTGCCGCGCTGGCAACGCTCGGCGACGTCTATGTCAACGACGCCTTTGCCACTGCCCATCGCGCCCATGCCTCGACCGAAGGCCTCGCGCACGCGCTTCCAGCCTATGCCGGTCGCTGCATGCAGGAGGAAATCGAAGCGCTCGCCAAGGCACTGGAGGCGCCCGAGCGTCCGGTTCTGGCCGTGGTCGGCGGCGCCAAGGTCTCATCCAAGCTCGAACTGCTTGGCAATCTGGTGGCGAGGGTGGACATCCTCGTGATCGGCGGCGGCATGGCCAATACCTTCCTTGCCGCTCAGGGCAAGGATGTCGGCAAGTCGCTGTGCGAGCACGATCTCACGTCGACCGCGCTCGATATCATCGAGAAGGCAAAGGTCGCCGGCTGCGACGTCGTGCTGCCGGTGGACGCGCTGGCCGCAACCGAGTTCAAGGCTCACGCCCCTTGTCGCGTCGCCGCGGTGGACGACATCAAGGCGGACGAAATGATGCTCGACGCGGGTCCGGCGTCGGTCGAGAGCATCATCGCCAAGTTGAAGACGGCGAAGACCGTCGTATGGAACGGCCCGTTCGGCGCGTTCGAACTGCCGCCCTTCGACACCGCGACCGTCGCGGTGGCCAAGGCGGCGGCCGATCTCACCGACGCGGGCAAGCTGCTTTCGGTCGCCGGCGGCGGCGACACGGTAGCGGCGCTCAACCATGCCGGTGTCGCGGCGCGCTTCAGCTACGTGTCGACCGCCGGCGGCGCCTTCCTCGAATGGCTCGAGGGCAAGGCCTTGCCGGGTGTCGAGGCGCTGCGGCGTTAA
- a CDS encoding class I fructose-bisphosphate aldolase, translated as MTASLEEVAYKLAAGGKGLLAADESSSTIKKRFDAIGVESTFENRRDYREMLFRSDEAMSQYISGVILFDETIRQKAKDGTPLVALIEKAGSIPGIKVDAGAKPQPGCPGETITEGLDGLGERFKEYYDLGARFAKWRAVIDIGSHIPSYTSILANAQALARYAALAQAANIVPIVEPEVLMDGDHDIDRCYDVTEWVLKEVFQQLFYARVKLEGMVLKPNMVIAGKKSAKQASTAEVAEQTARCLKNCVPSAVPSVAFLSGGQSDEEATANLDAMIRNGGLPWNLTFSYGRALQAAPQKAWAGKPENVAAGQAAFTHRARMNYLAALGQWTEEVEHKKAA; from the coding sequence ATGACGGCTAGCCTCGAAGAGGTTGCGTACAAGCTGGCGGCGGGTGGCAAGGGACTCCTGGCCGCCGACGAGAGTTCAAGCACGATCAAGAAGCGTTTCGATGCCATCGGCGTCGAGTCCACCTTCGAAAACCGGCGCGATTATCGCGAGATGCTGTTCCGGTCCGACGAAGCGATGTCGCAGTACATTTCCGGCGTCATCCTGTTCGACGAGACCATCCGCCAGAAGGCCAAGGACGGCACGCCGCTGGTCGCGCTGATCGAGAAGGCCGGCTCCATCCCCGGCATCAAGGTCGACGCGGGCGCCAAGCCGCAGCCGGGTTGTCCCGGAGAGACCATCACCGAGGGCCTCGACGGCCTCGGCGAGCGGTTCAAGGAATATTACGACCTCGGCGCCCGCTTCGCGAAGTGGCGCGCGGTGATCGATATCGGGTCGCATATTCCCAGCTACACCTCCATCCTCGCCAATGCCCAGGCACTTGCACGCTATGCGGCACTGGCACAGGCCGCGAATATCGTGCCGATCGTCGAGCCGGAAGTCCTGATGGACGGCGACCACGATATCGACCGCTGCTACGACGTCACCGAATGGGTGCTGAAGGAAGTCTTCCAGCAGCTGTTCTACGCCCGTGTGAAGCTTGAGGGCATGGTGCTGAAGCCGAACATGGTCATCGCCGGAAAGAAGTCGGCGAAGCAGGCTTCCACCGCCGAAGTGGCGGAGCAGACCGCACGCTGCCTGAAGAACTGCGTGCCCTCGGCGGTCCCGAGCGTGGCGTTCCTTTCCGGCGGCCAGTCGGACGAAGAGGCGACGGCCAATCTCGACGCGATGATCCGCAATGGCGGGCTGCCCTGGAACCTGACGTTCTCCTATGGCCGGGCCCTTCAGGCCGCGCCGCAGAAGGCGTGGGCAGGCAAGCCGGAGAACGTTGCCGCCGGACAGGCCGCTTTCACCCATCGCGCCAGGATGAACTATCTCGCCGCGCTCGGTCAGTGGACCGAAGAAGTCGAGCACAAGAAGGCGGCCTGA
- a CDS encoding carbohydrate-binding family V/XII: MPSHSFRFATHAAVLMTTVALVAAPALAQEPAPPAATAGQTAAPSAVPKALTWPKTFEFGDKQLQLYQPLIETWNGDQLAGRAAVAIGTKDGTPTYGIAHFTARVAVDKPSKLAQLSNITISTVDVPTDKTQDTAVMSALQAHIPPEGMTVALDRLLTSYAANKELGKELAQPVDNTPPKIIFADKPTLLVLVAGKPVTQPIEGVVGFQRVINTHPLILVDAAGAYHLQAAGTWYDAKSIEGPWVVTTAANPSLEAAGSMANYESTAESMLPASGQKPAVPPAIASSTVPAELVITGGAPQMVPVGGTSLLRMANADHAVLMDPSNNQYYVLVSGRWFRGAGLTGPWSFVPGTSLPPDFPKISPTDPVANALVAVPGTPQAKEAAIAATVPQTATISRDTRLTIQYDGGAPKFVPIKGTVLSYAENTRTPVIMLDPTRYYALFQGAWFVAGSPNGPWFVTDVVPAAVYTIPVTSPLHYVTYVRVYASTPEVVTVGYTPGYMGVVLAPGGTVVYGTGYDCPGYVGSYWYGCPATYGYNAAFGWVGGFAFGFAAAYDWGAWGPYWGPYWGAGPWGGPWAGVNVDQTNLYGRWGGNATINHAWGYNPWTGNEGVANSISGVTGRGTAFQGRSGAAFNPWTGNYAGGREGSYYNPATGARGAARSGVVGNVDSGNFDAGRQSARYNPTTGFGHASETGVSADDGHLNVDSRGVAGNAHTGNGVAWNDGNIYTDHDGSIHQYDRSNGWQHQTIDGWRGDSDPGQIDRLNQQRNFQQLGDERVDNFARAGGFDDFHGGGDFAGRDGFRGNFGGGGFHGFGGGGGFHGGGGFRR; this comes from the coding sequence ATGCCCAGCCACAGTTTTCGCTTCGCCACGCATGCGGCGGTCCTCATGACCACCGTGGCGCTTGTCGCCGCGCCAGCTCTCGCCCAGGAGCCGGCGCCGCCCGCCGCAACGGCAGGGCAGACCGCCGCGCCGTCCGCGGTTCCCAAGGCACTGACCTGGCCCAAGACCTTTGAGTTCGGCGACAAGCAGCTGCAGCTGTATCAGCCGCTGATCGAGACATGGAACGGCGACCAGCTCGCCGGCCGCGCGGCTGTTGCCATCGGCACCAAGGACGGCACGCCCACTTACGGAATCGCCCATTTCACCGCCCGCGTCGCGGTCGACAAGCCTTCCAAGCTGGCCCAGCTCAGCAACATCACCATCTCCACGGTGGACGTCCCGACCGACAAGACCCAGGACACGGCGGTGATGAGCGCTCTGCAGGCGCATATTCCCCCGGAGGGCATGACGGTCGCGCTCGACCGCCTGCTCACGAGCTATGCCGCGAACAAGGAACTCGGCAAGGAACTGGCGCAGCCGGTCGACAACACGCCGCCGAAGATCATCTTCGCCGACAAGCCGACTCTTCTCGTGCTGGTCGCCGGCAAGCCGGTGACCCAGCCGATTGAAGGCGTCGTCGGCTTTCAGCGGGTGATCAACACCCATCCGCTCATCCTGGTGGATGCGGCGGGTGCCTATCATCTGCAGGCCGCCGGCACCTGGTACGACGCCAAGTCGATCGAAGGGCCGTGGGTGGTGACCACCGCTGCCAACCCGTCGCTCGAAGCGGCGGGAAGCATGGCGAACTATGAATCGACCGCTGAATCGATGCTGCCAGCGAGCGGCCAGAAGCCGGCTGTTCCGCCCGCCATCGCCTCCTCGACCGTTCCCGCTGAACTGGTGATCACCGGCGGCGCCCCGCAAATGGTGCCGGTGGGCGGTACCTCGCTGCTGCGCATGGCCAATGCCGACCATGCGGTGCTGATGGACCCCTCGAACAACCAATATTACGTGCTGGTTTCCGGCCGCTGGTTCCGTGGCGCCGGCCTCACCGGGCCCTGGAGCTTTGTGCCCGGCACCAGCCTGCCGCCGGACTTCCCCAAGATATCGCCGACCGATCCGGTGGCCAACGCGCTGGTGGCCGTGCCCGGCACGCCGCAGGCCAAGGAGGCGGCCATCGCCGCGACGGTGCCTCAGACGGCAACCATCTCGCGCGATACCCGGCTGACCATCCAATATGACGGCGGCGCGCCGAAATTCGTGCCGATAAAGGGCACGGTGCTGAGCTACGCCGAGAACACCCGCACGCCGGTGATCATGCTCGACCCGACGCGCTATTACGCCCTGTTCCAGGGGGCCTGGTTCGTCGCCGGTTCTCCGAACGGGCCGTGGTTCGTCACGGACGTGGTGCCGGCGGCGGTCTACACCATTCCGGTCACCTCACCGCTGCACTACGTGACCTATGTGCGGGTCTACGCCTCGACCCCCGAAGTGGTCACGGTCGGCTATACGCCCGGCTATATGGGTGTCGTGCTGGCGCCGGGTGGCACCGTGGTCTACGGCACCGGCTATGACTGCCCCGGCTATGTCGGCTCCTACTGGTACGGATGCCCGGCAACCTATGGCTACAACGCCGCCTTTGGCTGGGTCGGGGGCTTCGCCTTTGGCTTCGCCGCGGCCTATGACTGGGGCGCGTGGGGGCCTTATTGGGGTCCCTATTGGGGGGCGGGTCCGTGGGGTGGCCCCTGGGCCGGCGTCAATGTCGACCAGACCAACCTCTATGGCCGCTGGGGCGGCAACGCGACCATCAACCACGCCTGGGGCTATAACCCCTGGACCGGCAATGAAGGCGTCGCGAATTCCATCAGCGGCGTTACCGGGCGCGGCACCGCCTTCCAGGGCCGTTCGGGCGCGGCCTTCAACCCCTGGACCGGCAATTACGCCGGTGGGCGCGAGGGCAGCTACTACAATCCGGCGACCGGTGCGCGTGGCGCCGCCCGCTCGGGCGTGGTCGGCAATGTCGACAGCGGCAATTTCGACGCGGGTCGCCAGTCGGCGCGCTACAACCCGACCACAGGCTTTGGCCACGCCTCGGAGACCGGCGTGTCCGCCGATGACGGTCACCTCAACGTCGACAGTCGCGGCGTCGCCGGCAACGCGCACACCGGCAACGGCGTGGCGTGGAACGACGGCAATATCTACACCGACCATGATGGCAGCATTCATCAGTATGACCGGTCGAATGGCTGGCAGCACCAGACCATTGACGGCTGGCGCGGCGACAGCGACCCCGGCCAGATCGACCGCCTGAACCAGCAGCGCAATTTCCAGCAGCTGGGTGACGAGCGGGTGGACAATTTCGCCCGCGCCGGCGGCTTCGACGACTTTCATGGTGGCGGGGACTTCGCGGGTCGGGACGGCTTCCGCGGCAACTTTGGCGGCGGCGGTTTCCACGGCTTTGGTGGCGGTGGTGGCTTCCACGGCGGTGGCGGCTTCCGCCGCTGA